Part of the Halorhabdus utahensis DSM 12940 genome, CGAGGCGATGGCCGAGCCCGTCGTGATCGACGGTCGCCGGATCGTCGAGCCCCGGGACGGAATCGAGTACGACGGCCTGACCTGGTGAGGGTGAAAGAGTCAATTCAGGTAATTGGCTGGGAAATAGATACCAGACGGGTGAGACCCTGACGAACGTTTAAATATCGACACGATCAATGTCTGTATACAATGTCAAGCATCGTCCGAACCGAGGACATCCTCGGGGGAGAACCGCGGATCGAGGGGACCCGAATCGGCGTCCGACACGTCGCCGGGAAAGTCGTCGATGCAGGGTATGCACCCGCTTACGTAGCTGATCAGCTCGATATCTCGTTGGGGGCCGTCTACGAGGCCCTCTCGTATTATTATGACAACATCGAGGAAATCCGGGCGGTCGAACGGGAGAACGCGGAGACGCGCGACCGGTTGCGTGAGTCGTCGCTGCAGCCGAAAGAACCGGTTTCATGAGTAAGCTGCTTCTAGACGAACACGTCAGCCGGATTTGCGAACACGTGCTTCGGGACCGCGGATTCGACGTCAGCCAAGCAAAAGATCGGTTCGGCGAATACACGACAGACGAGGAGTTGCTCCAATGGTGTGACCGAAACGACGTCGTGTTGGTGTCGAACAACGCGAGGGATTTCGAATTGCTGCATCGCAAAACGGACCACGCTGGACTGCTGATCTACTATGACCAGTCACTACCCGACGACGATCCGGAGGGATTCGCTCGGACTGTCGAAGAAGTGTTCGAACAGTACGGAGCCGAGGAACTCCGTGACGAATACGTCGAGATCGACACGTGGTACGAGTGGTTACAGGATTGACCCCTCTTCTTCCGTCGTTTCGAGACAGACCACGAACCGTTTTGTACGCCGCGAACCCACACGCACCTATGACAGCGTTTGGCTTCCTGAGCGTCGCACCGGTCATCGAAGGCAGCATGTCGGGCGAGGTCGCCAAGGCGGTCGCCGCGATCGAGGAACACGACGTCGGCTACGAGACCACGCCGATGGGGACGATCATCGAAGCCGAGGACGCAGCGGCGCTCTTCGAAGCGGCCGCCGACGCCCACGCGGCGGTCGACGCCGATCGCGTCGAGACGTTCCTCAAGATCGACGACAAGCGCGCCGTCGAACACGCTGCCGGCGAGAAAGTCGAGTCCGTCGCCGAGGAACTCGGGCACGATCCCAAACGCGACGCCGAGGAGTAAGACCCCTCGCGTTGGGATGTGACACCGGACCGGTACCAACTAGCCGGGAGGGATGGGTTTTCAGGGTCGGGGATCGATCGGGGCGTATGGACCAACTCAATCGCCTCGGCACCGAACTCGTCGACGAGGCCATCGACTTCGCCGACGAGCTCGGCATCGCGGAGTATCGACTCGACAACGAGACGACGGTCCTCGACTTCGGCGTCGAGCACGCTGGTGGCGTCGAAGCGGGGCTAATGCTCACCGAGATCCAGACCGCGGGACTCGCCTCCGTCACCACGCGACTGGAGTCGGTCGGCGACGCCGCCCTCCCCCACGTCGAGGTGACGACCGACCACCCGGCACTGGCGCTGCTCGCCGGGCAGAAGGCCGGCTGGGAACTCGCGACCGAGGATTTCGAAGGGCTGGGTAGCGGCCCCGCACGGGCCTTGGTCGCCAGAGAGGACATCTTCGAGCGGCTGGAGTACGTCGAGGCCTTCGACTTCGCCGTGCTCGCCGTCGAGAGCGACGCGCTGCCGACCGAGGCGGCCGCAGCCCAGGTCGCCGACCTCGCGGGCGTCCCCGAAAGTAGCGTCTTCCTGCCGGCGTTTTCGACGGCGTCGATTACCGGCAGCGTCGCAGCGGGCGCGCGAGCGAGTGAATCTGCCGTCTTCCAGCTGTTTGAGTTGGGCTACGATCCCGAAGATGTCCACTCGGTATCGGGCGTCGCACCCGTCGCGCCCGTCGCCGAAAGCGAGGAGGCGGCTATCGCGCGGACGAACGACGCACTCGCCTACGGCGGTCGCGTCCATCTCACCGTCGAGTCCGGCTTCGACAGGTTCGAAGAGATACCCTCGACGGCAGGCGAAGAGTACAGCCAACCCTTCGCCGAGATCTTCGAGGACGCCGACTGGGACTTCGAAGAGCTGCCCGCGGACGTCTTCGGCCCCGCGCAGGTCACCGTCGACGTCATCGGTGGGGAGACGGCCGTCTACGGCGAGACCGACGAGGCACTACTCGTCGAGAGTTTCGGGCTGTGAGATGAGCGACGGAAACGACTGGGATCCGGCGGCCTATGAGGATCACGCGTTCGTCTACGAGTACGGCGAGTCGCTGCTGTCGCTGCTCGATCCACAGCCGGGCGAGCGGATTCTCGACATCGGTTGTGGGACGGGAGAACTGACAGCCGAGATCGCAGCGAGCGAGGCTGAAGTCGTCGGGATAGACAGTTCCGCCAAGATGATCGACGCGGCCCGCGATCGACATTCCGAGCCGACGTTTCGGGTGGCCGACGCGACGGCATTCGACCCCGACGAGTCGTTCGATGCCGTCTTCTCGAACGCTGCCTTCCACTGGATCGACGATCAGGATGCACTGCTCTCGACCATCGCCGACGCGCTGGTCCAGAATGGCCGGCTGGTGGCGGAGTTCGGTGGCCGCGGGAACGTGGCCGCGATCAACGGGGCACTCCAGTCGGCACTCCGGGAGCGGGGATACGACGCCGAACTGCCGTGGTACTTCGCGAGCATCGACGAATACGCGCCACGGCTTGCGGATCACGGATTCGAAGTCCGCTTGGCGCGGCTGTTCGACCGGCCGACCGAACTCGACGGCGGTAAGAACGGCCTTCGACAGCTCTACGACATGTTCTGTGACGACCTGCTCGACCATCTCGACAACGAGACCCGAGCGGCCGTCATCAGCGACGCCGAAGACGCCCTGCGGGAGGAATACTTCGACGGCGAGACCTGGACGGCGGACTACCGCCGGCTGCGAATGGTTGCCGTCAAGGAGTGAGCGAAGTCGTCACTCCGCCAGCCAAGAGCGGTTCGTGAATCACTCCGCCAGCCAAGAGCGCTCTGTGAAGTCGAGATCGGCGGACGTGGTCAGGCCCTCGTAATCGATCCCGCATTCGGCGACGATCATGGCTGAGAGGGTGCTGGCCAGGATGAAAGCCCTTCGGTCAGCGCTGTCCGTTGTCGTTTTGAATCACGGGCCCCTCTGGACGCACAATGACCGTCGACGCCGTGCTGTTCGATCTTGACGACACCCTCTGTGAGTATCGCCGCCCCGCCGGGGACGTGCTGTCGGCGGCCTTCGAGCGCGTCGGCGTCGAGCCCTGGTTCCCGATCGAGACGTTCTACGATCGCTTCGAGGAGTTCGCACGCCCGGGTGACGACATTCGGGACCTCCGCCGGCGGAGTTTCGCGGCGTTCGCCGAGGAGGCGGGACTCGACGAAGGCGTGGGTCGGGCCGTCGCCGAGGCCTTCGAGGCCGAGCGCGACCAGTCGAACGTCCGGTTTCTGCCCGGGGCGCGGGAGGCCGTCCAAACGGCTGCCGAGCGGTATCGCGTCGGCCTCGTCACCAACGGCGACCCGTGGATGCAATCCCAGAAACTCGCCGGCCTCGGGATCGGAGACCGCTTCGAGACGATCGTACACGGCGGCCACGACGCGGCCTACAAGCCCGATCCCGAACCGTTCTACACGGCGCTCGACGAACTTGGAGTCGACGCCGGGCGTGCCGTTCACGTCGGCAACTCTCTCTCAGCCGATGTCACCGGCGCACACAACGCCGGCCTGCGGTCGGTCTGGCTCGACGGGGACGCCAGCATCGACCCGGACCCCGTCCCCGATCATCGGGTCGAGTCGATGCACGACGTGGCCGAGGAGCCCTGGCACTAGCGGAAACCAAAGGAGGCCAGTGCCGGTTCAAAGCCCGAGACCGGCCAGGACGAACAGCAGGCCGAGAAAGACGATGAACGCACCGGAATATCTGTACATCGAGACTTTCCACGGCGCCGCCTCCGTCTCGGCGGCCGAGTGCGTGCTCCCGATCGCGTCCAGTTGCTCGGAGAGGTCCGCGATCGAGCGAGCGCCGACGATCGACGCGACCCCGGCGAGTGTGAGTCCCAGACCCAGAGCGACCTCTGCGATGTCGACCATACGTGACACTACGACGATCAGTTCAAAAGTATTTTGTTGATATCGTCGACAGATTCGACCGATAGAACCCGGGTCGAGCAGTACCAAGAGATTTTACCCACCCAAGCGAACGGTCGGGTGAACATGGCACTCGAGAGTCTACGCGAGACGGTCTACGAGACGCTGATGGCACTGCCGGAAAACGACCTCGTCAGGGGCACCAGCGGGAACGTCAGCGGTCGTGAGGGCGATCGCGTCGTGATCAAGCCCAGCGGCGTCGACTACGACGAACTCTCGCCGGAGAACCTCGTCGTCGTGGACATGGACGGCGAGGTCGTCGAGGGCGATCTCAAACCCTCGGTCGATACAGGCGCACACCTCCACATCTATCGGGCAAACGAGGAACTCGGCGGGATCATCCACACTCACTCGACGTACGCGACCGCCTTCGCCGCCGCCGGGCGGGAACTCCCCGTCTACGTCACCGAACTCGCCGACACGTTCGGCGAGTCGATCCCCGTCTCTTCGTACGTCCCGCCGGGCACCGAAGCCATCGGCGAGGAGTTCGCCAAGCACACGGGCGATGGCAAGTTCCAGGGCCTGCTGATGAAAAACCACGGCCTCTTCGCCGCCGGTGACACCCCCGGCGACGCGCTGAAGGCAGCGCTCCACATCGAACACAGCGCGAAGATCTCCTCGATTGCCGAGGACCTGGGCACGCCCGAGGAGATCCCCGACGAGGAGGCCGAACGCCTCAACCAGGAGTATCTCGAGGGCTACGGCCAGGAGTGATTCCGATGGACGGACAATACCTCGTGGGGACGGACATCGGGACGAACAGCACGAAGACGATCCTGGTCTCGCCGGA contains:
- a CDS encoding DUF433 domain-containing protein, translated to MSSIVRTEDILGGEPRIEGTRIGVRHVAGKVVDAGYAPAYVADQLDISLGAVYEALSYYYDNIEEIRAVERENAETRDRLRESSLQPKEPVS
- a CDS encoding DUF5615 family PIN-like protein, which translates into the protein MSKLLLDEHVSRICEHVLRDRGFDVSQAKDRFGEYTTDEELLQWCDRNDVVLVSNNARDFELLHRKTDHAGLLIYYDQSLPDDDPEGFARTVEEVFEQYGAEELRDEYVEIDTWYEWLQD
- a CDS encoding thiamine-binding protein, with translation MTAFGFLSVAPVIEGSMSGEVAKAVAAIEEHDVGYETTPMGTIIEAEDAAALFEAAADAHAAVDADRVETFLKIDDKRAVEHAAGEKVESVAEELGHDPKRDAEE
- the mch gene encoding methenyltetrahydromethanopterin cyclohydrolase; amino-acid sequence: MDQLNRLGTELVDEAIDFADELGIAEYRLDNETTVLDFGVEHAGGVEAGLMLTEIQTAGLASVTTRLESVGDAALPHVEVTTDHPALALLAGQKAGWELATEDFEGLGSGPARALVAREDIFERLEYVEAFDFAVLAVESDALPTEAAAAQVADLAGVPESSVFLPAFSTASITGSVAAGARASESAVFQLFELGYDPEDVHSVSGVAPVAPVAESEEAAIARTNDALAYGGRVHLTVESGFDRFEEIPSTAGEEYSQPFAEIFEDADWDFEELPADVFGPAQVTVDVIGGETAVYGETDEALLVESFGL
- a CDS encoding class I SAM-dependent methyltransferase, whose protein sequence is MSDGNDWDPAAYEDHAFVYEYGESLLSLLDPQPGERILDIGCGTGELTAEIAASEAEVVGIDSSAKMIDAARDRHSEPTFRVADATAFDPDESFDAVFSNAAFHWIDDQDALLSTIADALVQNGRLVAEFGGRGNVAAINGALQSALRERGYDAELPWYFASIDEYAPRLADHGFEVRLARLFDRPTELDGGKNGLRQLYDMFCDDLLDHLDNETRAAVISDAEDALREEYFDGETWTADYRRLRMVAVKE
- a CDS encoding HAD family hydrolase, encoding MTVDAVLFDLDDTLCEYRRPAGDVLSAAFERVGVEPWFPIETFYDRFEEFARPGDDIRDLRRRSFAAFAEEAGLDEGVGRAVAEAFEAERDQSNVRFLPGAREAVQTAAERYRVGLVTNGDPWMQSQKLAGLGIGDRFETIVHGGHDAAYKPDPEPFYTALDELGVDAGRAVHVGNSLSADVTGAHNAGLRSVWLDGDASIDPDPVPDHRVESMHDVAEEPWH
- a CDS encoding class II aldolase/adducin family protein, encoding MALESLRETVYETLMALPENDLVRGTSGNVSGREGDRVVIKPSGVDYDELSPENLVVVDMDGEVVEGDLKPSVDTGAHLHIYRANEELGGIIHTHSTYATAFAAAGRELPVYVTELADTFGESIPVSSYVPPGTEAIGEEFAKHTGDGKFQGLLMKNHGLFAAGDTPGDALKAALHIEHSAKISSIAEDLGTPEEIPDEEAERLNQEYLEGYGQE